Proteins from a single region of Antechinus flavipes isolate AdamAnt ecotype Samford, QLD, Australia chromosome 2, AdamAnt_v2, whole genome shotgun sequence:
- the LOC127547361 gene encoding zinc finger protein 501-like, whose product MVVMESQDSSSDSKLRESQECGAWLKNQLVNEERHQWQAPHNETPRERGHECNEFGRKHSLKSTLVTPQKVPVEKALHKYNIHEKNFKQSLDIIKNQGDTEKKTYKCNECEKVYSDHSTLTQHYIIHTGERPYKCNDCGKAFSRSSSLNKHQRIHTGEKPYECSECGKAFLQSTHFIQHQRIHTGEKPYACNECGKSFSQSSYLNQHQRIHTGEKPYECNDCGKTFSRSAHLSQHQRIHTGEKPFKCDECGRAFSRNSSLFEHQKIHTGEKPYECSECGKAFSQSTLLTQHHRIHTNDKFYKCSECGRAFNRSSCLSKHQRIHTGEKPYNCNECGKAFSQSSCLSKHQRIHTGEKPYGCAICGKAFSQSTHLTEHQLIHTGEKPYECIKCGKMFSRKSSLLEHQFIHTGEKPYECIKCGKTFSRKSSLLNISLFILERNPINVMNVGKPLARGLAFLNIREVTPK is encoded by the coding sequence ATGGTAGTGATGGAATCACAAGATAGTTCCTCAGACTCCAAGTTAAGAGAAAGCCAGGAATGTGGTGCTTGGTTAAAGAATCAATTGGTAAATGAGGAGAGACATCAGTGGCAAGCCCCTCACAATGAGACTCCTAGAGAAAGAGGTCATGAATGTAATGAGTTTGGAAGAAAACATAGTCTAAAGTCAACCTTAGTTACACCACAGAAAGTTCCTGTAGaaaaagcattacataaatataatatacatgaaAAGAACTTCAAACAGTCtttagatataattaaaaatcagggagatacagagaagaaaacatataaatgtaatgaatgtgaaaaAGTTTACAGTGACCACTCAACCCTTACTCAGCATTATATCattcatactggagagagacCTTACAAATGTAATGATTGTGGAAAAGCATTCAGTCGGAGTTCGTCCCTTAATAAGCATCAGAGGAtacatactggagaaaaaccgtATGAGTgtagtgaatgtgggaaagccttcctTCAGAGCACCCACTTTattcaacatcagagaattcatacggGAGAGAAACCTTACGCATGTAATGAGTGTGGGAAATCCTTCAGTCAAAGTTCTTACCTCAACCaacaccagagaattcatactggggaGAAACCCTACGAATGTAATGATTGTGGGAAAACGTTCAGCCGGAGTGCTCACCTCAGtcagcatcagagaattcatactggagagaaaccgtTCAAATGTGATGAATGTGGGAGAGCCTTTAGCCGCAACTCTTCCCTTTTTGAACACCAgaaaattcacactggagagaaaccctatgagtgcagtgaatgtgggaaggccttcagcCAGAGCACACTCCTTACACAACATCACAGAATTCATACTAATGATAAATTCTATAAATGTAGTGAATGCGGGAGAGCCTTCAACCGCAGTTCCTGCCTTTCTAAGcaccagagaatccacactggagagaaaccttataattgtaatgaatgtgggaaagcttttagCCAAAGCTCATGCCTTtctaaacatcagagaattcatactggcgAGAAACCCTATGGGTGCGCTATCTGTGGGAAAGCCTTTAGTCAGAGCACACACCTTACTGAACATCAGCTtattcacactggagaaaaaccttacgAATGTATTAAATGTGGGAAAATGTTTAGTCGTAAATCATCTCTCCTTGAACATCAGTttattcacactggagagaaaccttatgaatgcatCAAATGTGGAAAAACCTTTAGCCGAAAATCATCCTTATTGAACATCAGTttattcatactggagagaaaccctataaatgtaatgaatgtgggaaaaccttTAGCCAGAGGTCTTGCCTTTCTAAACATCAGAGAAGTCACACCGAAGTAA